The following are from one region of the Bacteroidales bacterium genome:
- a CDS encoding sensor histidine kinase, whose product MTIRFAFVRFILAFGIGLTSFMMASAANIDSITKQLDRILSNKQNFKGERFRQSSTYQEDTLAIGELERKIAFYRKNNHDSLYLYTIALVNKALLTEDPRNIANSLQKLGRYFILKEDYSIAIKCYLQSLRIEEKRNNPGGMADLYDELGIIYYYQEIFGKSLNYLTKALKLYEKLNDSFGIAKTYSHLGNLHSSREFCETRNKPQKLTDFTLALDYYEKSISICQRLKFQPLIVNGWENLAAVYNKLEKPDKALPFLLKAKEYHNLHNDPNKLSGTILNLGRTYRRLKKYDASILCFKECLKISKKNNFTDGIQYLYESMAQTYAEFGDYRNAYENYLIYKTIRDSLFTQEKARNLFEVETKYQTEKKEKEILKLNAEQRKKNTILVSLAAFIVIASVFVYFILKNTRNKKIITEQLLKIKEQKIQDLERERQLIATKSVLQGEEAERSRMARDLHDGLGGLLSSVKINLSSMKGNSIISNENADAFENAIRLLDHSITELRRVAHNMMPETLVHYGLKTAISEFIQRMGTQKEVSINFSFFGDDLRFPSELEITLFRIGQELVNNAIKHSSADIISIQFFSEEKRLCLQVLDNGKGFDSHAGTEGKGLVSIKNRVDSFNGKFDIWSKTGEGTEATVEFLLS is encoded by the coding sequence ATGACAATAAGATTTGCCTTTGTAAGATTTATCCTGGCTTTTGGTATAGGGCTCACTTCCTTTATGATGGCTAGTGCTGCCAATATAGACTCTATCACAAAGCAACTCGATCGCATACTAAGCAATAAACAAAACTTTAAAGGAGAAAGGTTCAGACAATCTTCAACCTACCAGGAGGATACTTTAGCCATTGGTGAACTGGAACGAAAAATAGCCTTTTACCGCAAAAACAATCATGATTCTCTTTACCTATACACAATTGCCCTTGTAAATAAGGCTCTGCTGACGGAGGATCCCCGGAATATCGCAAATTCTCTCCAAAAACTTGGCAGGTACTTTATCCTTAAAGAGGACTATAGCATTGCCATCAAATGCTACCTTCAAAGCTTACGAATTGAGGAAAAGAGAAACAACCCCGGTGGAATGGCTGACTTGTATGACGAACTTGGAATCATATATTACTACCAGGAGATCTTCGGAAAATCATTGAATTATCTTACCAAAGCGCTGAAACTATATGAAAAACTTAATGATAGCTTTGGCATTGCAAAAACTTACTCTCACCTGGGAAATTTGCATAGCAGCCGGGAATTCTGCGAAACAAGAAATAAACCACAGAAACTTACTGACTTCACTTTAGCCCTTGATTATTACGAAAAATCAATCAGTATCTGCCAAAGGTTGAAATTCCAGCCCCTTATTGTGAATGGCTGGGAAAACCTGGCTGCTGTTTACAATAAATTAGAGAAGCCTGACAAAGCACTGCCATTTCTATTAAAGGCAAAAGAATACCACAATCTTCATAATGACCCCAATAAATTGTCGGGAACCATACTAAACCTTGGAAGGACCTACAGAAGATTAAAAAAGTATGACGCATCCATCTTATGCTTCAAGGAGTGCCTGAAAATATCAAAAAAGAACAATTTTACCGATGGGATTCAATACCTCTACGAATCAATGGCTCAAACCTATGCCGAGTTCGGCGACTACCGGAATGCCTATGAGAACTACCTGATATACAAAACCATCCGCGACTCACTCTTTACTCAGGAAAAGGCCAGGAATCTCTTTGAAGTAGAAACTAAATACCAAACAGAGAAAAAAGAAAAGGAAATCCTGAAACTGAATGCTGAACAACGGAAGAAAAATACAATTCTGGTGTCCCTGGCTGCATTTATAGTTATTGCAAGTGTTTTCGTTTATTTCATTCTTAAGAATACCAGGAATAAAAAAATCATAACAGAACAGTTATTAAAAATCAAAGAGCAAAAAATCCAGGATCTTGAACGGGAGCGTCAACTTATTGCAACTAAATCTGTTCTGCAGGGAGAAGAAGCAGAACGAAGCCGCATGGCAAGGGACTTGCATGATGGGCTGGGGGGATTATTATCAAGTGTTAAAATCAATCTTTCTTCTATGAAAGGGAATTCAATCATCAGTAATGAAAATGCTGACGCCTTCGAAAATGCCATTCGTTTATTGGATCATTCCATCACGGAACTGAGAAGGGTCGCCCATAATATGATGCCCGAAACCCTGGTGCATTATGGACTCAAAACTGCTATTTCTGAATTTATTCAGCGAATGGGTACTCAAAAAGAAGTTAGCATTAACTTTAGCTTCTTTGGTGATGATCTCCGATTTCCTTCGGAATTGGAAATTACCCTTTTTCGAATCGGGCAGGAATTGGTGAACAACGCCATCAAACATTCTTCAGCAGATATAATCTCAATTCAGTTCTTCTCCGAAGAAAAAAGACTTTGCCTTCAGGTGCTTGATAATGGAAAAGGATTCGATTCCCATGCAGGAACTGAAGGGAAAGGACTGGTCAGCATAAAGAATAGGGTCGATTCCTTCAACGGAAAATTTGATATCTGGAGTAAAACAGGTGAAGGAACCGAAGCCACCGTTGAATTTTTACTATCTTAG
- a CDS encoding OmpA family protein, whose product MPGDKVLLYEDFSQDAVGDFPALWTTNKSGEVNTLNIAPGNWLNLNATEGNWWFLKPIDFPKNFIVEFDVVPKKAGGRYAVGVALYGENSFKEMSDPYNCKTGLIVAVSKNGWEAEGLKAGQQKIRGTSDLNPVKEEKVNHVIIWVQGRRVRIYHAGEKVLDMPTNLYEDSKFTRLGFNLFRGASCSSYITNIKVTSASPDIRNKLLTEGKLVTYGIYFDVNKDIVKPESYGTLKEIAKILNEVPDVKVKIVGHTDADGQDAANLDLSKRRAASVKSELVKSFNVNGDRLVTDGMGESQPVAPNDTPANKALNRRVEFIKL is encoded by the coding sequence GTGCCTGGTGATAAAGTCTTGTTATACGAAGATTTCAGCCAGGATGCAGTTGGTGACTTTCCAGCTTTATGGACAACCAACAAATCTGGAGAAGTTAATACTTTGAATATTGCACCAGGTAACTGGCTTAATCTTAATGCCACCGAGGGTAACTGGTGGTTCCTTAAGCCGATTGATTTTCCAAAAAATTTTATTGTTGAATTTGATGTTGTTCCTAAAAAGGCAGGAGGCCGTTATGCTGTTGGAGTTGCATTGTATGGAGAAAACAGTTTCAAGGAGATGAGTGATCCATACAACTGTAAGACAGGACTGATTGTTGCGGTTTCAAAAAACGGATGGGAAGCAGAAGGCCTTAAGGCCGGTCAACAGAAGATCAGGGGGACATCGGACCTTAATCCTGTGAAGGAAGAGAAGGTGAACCATGTGATCATTTGGGTTCAGGGCCGTCGTGTCCGCATCTATCATGCAGGAGAGAAGGTATTGGATATGCCTACCAATCTTTATGAGGACAGTAAATTTACCCGTCTGGGTTTTAACCTGTTCCGCGGTGCTTCATGCAGTTCCTACATCACTAATATCAAGGTAACATCTGCATCACCTGATATACGAAACAAGTTGCTCACTGAAGGTAAGCTGGTGACATACGGGATTTATTTTGATGTGAACAAAGACATTGTAAAACCAGAGTCATACGGGACTCTGAAGGAGATTGCAAAGATTTTAAATGAAGTACCGGATGTTAAGGTAAAGATTGTTGGCCATACAGATGCCGATGGACAGGATGCAGCCAACCTGGATCTGTCAAAACGGAGAGCCGCTTCTGTAAAGAGTGAACTTGTTAAATCCTTCAATGTAAATGGTGATCGTTTGGTTACCGATGGAATGGGAGAGTCGCAGCCTGTGGCACCAAATGATACTCCGGCTAACAAAGCATTGAATCGGAGAGTTGAGTTTATTAAGTTATAA
- a CDS encoding CotH kinase family protein, translated as MKSKFLIFTFLLFSACLQILQAQENDTISNWDGITANWITWPGSIQVVDNPQPGVLNPSALSIKVTTSTDPYDLMLLDLPYIVSFDQYPKYHMLCYPPAEGGDVVLKFENNDVSSWQEIRVSASGGQWNLLEFDFTGLPYNNFTRMVIFFDFLGTTAGKEWYFDDITRQSAGPLMLQSNLPIVVINTFGTEIPDDPKITAHMGIISNGEGNLNTLGDPFNNYDGNIGIEVRGQSTQMFPKKCYGFETRDNQGENLNVSLLGLPEENDWILYAPYTDKSLMRNAISYEIGHRLGEYCTRNVYCELIINNDFKGIYILQEKIKKDENRVDIPSLNPDEITGDDVTGGYILAVDKLPWDFEYGADGWISAPSPSYPNAMDITFQYYYPEPEAIVSQQREYIKNYVTNAEKALIGPSFKDPSSGYLKYFDAPSFIDFMLLSEISKEVDKYRYSTYFNKHKDSDGGKLFAGPAWDFNLGYGNVDYWQPGVEYAGWLYELVNPWDASIMFWWKRMMEDSYFRNLAKTRWTALRLDKLSNENIDALIDSITELTDSARIRNFERWPILGTYVWPNYNWQGNDYEDEVAYFRTYLMNRINWMDHNIEGQVLHPAADIIAEANKITFTLRGDYFRHPIIKKGNFTLNDAPANIIIEEVLYLSPTTCTLTLSDNVTPFPEISVTVDKKIINTWEDLTSNKLATASAPEAFNRQSIEVFVSGGTIHLRCFEPGFLPPSASLYSITGQKIREYDLQNITENLLPGPALPGIYILRLDNKHQSFSYKIIVH; from the coding sequence ATGAAATCAAAGTTTCTGATCTTCACATTTCTATTATTTTCAGCCTGTCTTCAAATTCTTCAGGCCCAGGAAAATGATACCATTTCAAATTGGGATGGAATCACAGCCAACTGGATTACCTGGCCCGGCAGTATTCAGGTAGTCGATAACCCACAGCCAGGCGTCCTCAATCCTTCAGCCCTCAGTATCAAGGTCACTACTTCAACTGACCCTTACGACCTCATGCTGCTGGATCTGCCTTATATTGTAAGTTTTGACCAATATCCCAAATACCACATGCTCTGCTATCCTCCAGCCGAAGGAGGTGATGTAGTCCTGAAATTCGAAAATAACGATGTCTCAAGCTGGCAGGAAATAAGGGTTTCAGCATCAGGCGGACAATGGAACCTACTGGAATTCGATTTTACCGGATTACCCTACAACAACTTCACCCGTATGGTGATATTTTTCGATTTCCTGGGAACAACCGCCGGGAAAGAGTGGTATTTCGATGACATAACAAGGCAAAGTGCAGGACCTCTAATGCTTCAATCGAATCTGCCCATTGTAGTCATCAATACGTTTGGTACTGAAATCCCTGATGACCCAAAAATTACGGCACATATGGGAATCATCAGCAATGGGGAAGGGAATCTGAACACATTAGGAGATCCTTTTAATAATTATGATGGCAATATAGGGATTGAAGTACGCGGACAATCCACACAAATGTTCCCCAAAAAATGCTATGGTTTCGAAACACGCGACAACCAGGGTGAAAACCTAAATGTCTCTTTACTCGGATTACCCGAAGAGAATGACTGGATTTTATATGCTCCTTATACCGACAAAAGCCTGATGCGAAATGCCATTTCCTATGAAATCGGGCATCGCCTGGGTGAATACTGCACCCGCAATGTTTACTGTGAGCTGATAATCAACAATGACTTCAAAGGAATCTATATCCTCCAGGAGAAGATCAAAAAAGATGAAAACAGGGTTGACATCCCCAGCCTTAACCCGGATGAAATAACCGGTGATGACGTAACAGGTGGTTATATCCTGGCGGTTGATAAGCTACCCTGGGATTTCGAATATGGTGCTGATGGTTGGATTTCAGCTCCCAGTCCCTCCTACCCCAACGCTATGGATATCACTTTTCAGTATTATTATCCTGAACCTGAGGCAATTGTTTCCCAACAAAGAGAATATATTAAGAACTATGTTACCAATGCCGAAAAGGCACTGATTGGTCCTTCTTTTAAAGATCCGTCCAGTGGTTATCTAAAATATTTTGACGCCCCTTCTTTCATTGATTTTATGTTGCTTTCAGAGATTTCAAAGGAAGTAGACAAGTACCGCTATAGCACTTATTTTAATAAACATAAGGACAGTGATGGCGGTAAACTCTTTGCCGGTCCGGCCTGGGATTTCAACCTGGGTTATGGCAATGTAGATTATTGGCAACCTGGTGTTGAATATGCCGGTTGGTTGTATGAGCTCGTAAATCCATGGGATGCCAGCATTATGTTTTGGTGGAAAAGAATGATGGAAGATAGTTATTTCAGAAATCTTGCAAAAACCCGCTGGACAGCATTGCGCCTGGATAAACTAAGCAATGAGAACATTGATGCATTAATTGACTCAATCACTGAACTCACGGATTCAGCCCGTATCAGGAATTTTGAACGCTGGCCAATATTAGGCACGTACGTTTGGCCTAATTATAATTGGCAAGGAAATGATTATGAGGATGAGGTGGCTTATTTCAGAACCTACCTGATGAACCGTATCAATTGGATGGATCATAATATTGAAGGACAGGTATTGCATCCGGCAGCAGATATAATTGCTGAAGCAAATAAAATTACTTTCACCTTAAGAGGTGACTATTTCAGGCACCCAATCATAAAAAAGGGCAACTTCACCTTAAACGATGCTCCTGCAAACATAATAATTGAAGAAGTATTATATCTCAGTCCAACTACCTGCACGTTAACCCTTTCGGATAATGTTACCCCCTTTCCGGAAATCTCAGTTACTGTTGATAAGAAAATCATCAATACCTGGGAGGACCTGACCAGTAATAAATTAGCCACAGCTTCTGCTCCTGAGGCATTTAATCGGCAGTCAATAGAAGTATTTGTTTCCGGTGGCACAATCCATCTTCGCTGCTTTGAGCCTGGCTTCCTGCCACCATCAGCAAGCCTATATTCTATTACAGGTCAGAAGATAAGAGAATATGACCTTCAAAACATTACCGAAAACCTATTGCCAGGCCCTGCATTACCTGGGATATATATTTTAAGACTTGATAATAAGCATCAATCTTTTTCATATAAAATTATTGTTCATTAA
- a CDS encoding outer membrane beta-barrel protein: MSFSRQILILLLLGTFSSNIQLFAQKLTFDGGLIAGVYGIDMTGDKEEFWDYNYEKSGIPGFSAGAFARTNFSPDVYGVLELRYAQKGTTYGYINQFFTQSFETIRFDYIEIPLLFGTNSVYHSKSKSFDFSIETGFAFSKLFSSRIKYAEIAGRLNGASLYGFKDYDISWIGQVKFPYFFGNNNKLVFGIRMERSLASIHRDYKLYNFTYGFEVNYVLKNL; the protein is encoded by the coding sequence ATGTCATTCTCACGACAAATATTAATCCTCTTGCTGCTGGGCACTTTCAGTAGTAATATTCAACTTTTTGCCCAAAAGCTAACCTTCGACGGAGGACTGATTGCGGGTGTTTATGGCATTGATATGACAGGTGATAAGGAAGAATTCTGGGATTATAATTATGAGAAGTCAGGAATTCCCGGGTTTTCCGCCGGAGCATTTGCACGGACCAATTTTTCTCCTGATGTCTACGGGGTTTTGGAATTACGTTATGCTCAAAAAGGAACAACGTATGGTTATATCAACCAGTTTTTTACCCAGTCCTTTGAAACCATCAGATTTGATTACATAGAAATCCCCCTTTTATTTGGAACCAATAGTGTTTATCACTCTAAAAGCAAAAGTTTTGATTTCTCTATTGAAACCGGGTTTGCATTTTCCAAACTTTTTTCTTCCAGGATTAAATATGCAGAAATTGCAGGGCGACTCAATGGAGCATCTTTATATGGATTTAAAGATTATGACATTTCATGGATCGGGCAGGTAAAGTTTCCCTATTTCTTTGGTAATAACAACAAATTAGTCTTTGGTATCCGAATGGAAAGATCCCTGGCATCTATTCACAGAGATTATAAACTATACAATTTTACTTATGGGTTTGAGGTGAATTATGTACTCAAGAATTTGTAA
- a CDS encoding rubrerythrin family protein: MEKSIKGTRTEQNLLKAFAGESQAMNRYLFFAKEAKKEGYEQIAAIFEKTAWQEQQHAKRFFKFLEGGEVEITASYPAGIIGTTAENLKASAMGENEEWTLLYPEFAEIAKEEGFPAIAAAFKIIAKVEAEHEKRYLKLLKNIETGEVFKREEPTQWECRNCGYIHDGKNPPENCPACQHPKSYFEEKSENY, from the coding sequence ATGGAAAAAAGCATCAAAGGAACCCGCACCGAGCAAAATCTGCTTAAGGCTTTTGCAGGTGAATCGCAGGCAATGAATCGCTATCTTTTCTTTGCAAAAGAAGCTAAGAAGGAAGGGTATGAACAAATTGCCGCTATTTTCGAAAAAACAGCCTGGCAGGAACAGCAGCATGCAAAACGATTTTTCAAATTCCTTGAAGGAGGTGAAGTGGAAATTACTGCATCCTATCCAGCCGGGATTATTGGCACAACAGCCGAGAACCTTAAAGCATCAGCTATGGGTGAAAATGAAGAGTGGACTTTGCTTTACCCGGAATTTGCAGAAATCGCAAAGGAAGAAGGATTTCCTGCTATAGCTGCCGCCTTTAAAATTATTGCAAAAGTTGAGGCTGAGCATGAAAAACGCTATCTCAAACTTCTAAAGAACATCGAAACAGGGGAAGTATTCAAAAGAGAAGAACCCACTCAATGGGAATGCCGAAATTGCGGATACATCCACGATGGGAAAAATCCTCCTGAGAATTGCCCGGCATGTCAGCATCCTAAATCTTATTTCGAAGAAAAATCAGAAAATTATTAA
- the mfd gene encoding transcription-repair coupling factor, translating to MNNENDHIPGRPKSTENLGGKDLLELYFKDPSLGLIEQALNPDAKTERGLPRIRLSGFVGSSASLFSAAVFSKIPVVHLVILADKESAVYFCNDLENLLGESEFSFHKKQVLLFPTSYRRPYEVEKTDNSNVLMRTEVLKRLSTRSTKTLIVTYPEALSEKVVTRKYLEKATMKLKRGETVDLDFMYDLLDQYGFDRVDFVAEPGQVALRGGIIDVFSYTNDYPYRIEFAGDLVDSIRSFDPANQLSIDKLDHITIVPNVQDRQLQEKRESFPEFLPQGTIIWLYDTAFTLDRLDLEYAKAQKAFEALTGEMAHLEPDELFIGKDAFQKVLTGFPIIEFGKHSMFQATLELEYHTSPQPSFNKNFDLLLANLMDNASRGIKNRILADSPKQVERIYTILDDLVKNRDNQEDLDVAVIHLSLHEGFVDNDRKIACYTDHQIFERYHKFHLAESFSGKQALTLKELYDLKPGDYVTHIDRGVGRYDGLEKINNNGRWQEAIRIIYSHDDLLYVSIHSLHRISKYSGKEGYTPSLDRLGSNAWNKLKAKTKARVKDIAKDLIKLYAQRRSAEGFAFTPDTYLQHELEASFIYEDTPDQVKSTVDVKRDMEALHPMDRLICGDVGFGKTEIAVRAAFKAVTDSKQVALLVPTTILAVQHYKTFRDRLKEFPCRVDYINRFKSPQEQKATLKDLEAGKIDILIGTHRLLSADIKFKDLGLMIVDEEQKFGVAAKEKLKQIKVNVDTLTLTATPIPRTLQFSLMGARDLSIINTPPPNRYPVQTELHAFNEEIIRDAVMYELSRGGQVFFVNNRIQNIIEIAGLVQRIVPDARIAIGHGQMDGHKLEKVMLGFIEGDFDVLVSTTIVESGLDIPNANTIIINDAHHYGLSDLHQLRGRVGRSNRKAFCYLLAPPMSVLTDEARKRLKAIEEFSEIGSGFNIAMRDLDIRGAGNILGAEQSGFITEIGFEMYQKILDEAIHELKISDFSDLYPAEQQKDFVRECQIETDLEILIPDDYIANITERLSLYKELDNTENEDALLAFQDRIIDRFGPVPAETQELFNAIRLRRLAKELGMEKLVLKNGIMTGYFVSNQESPYYQSDVFTAVLRYVQANPRDCKMKETHQKLALIFSSVLNVSSGLDRLRKI from the coding sequence ATGAACAATGAAAATGATCATATACCCGGGCGCCCCAAGTCGACAGAGAATTTAGGTGGAAAGGATTTACTGGAGCTTTATTTCAAGGATCCGTCCCTCGGTCTGATAGAACAGGCTCTAAATCCTGATGCAAAAACTGAAAGGGGATTGCCAAGGATCAGATTGTCAGGCTTTGTCGGATCTTCTGCTTCACTTTTTTCTGCTGCAGTATTTTCGAAAATTCCTGTCGTCCACTTGGTCATCCTTGCAGATAAAGAGTCGGCCGTCTATTTCTGCAATGACCTGGAAAACCTTCTTGGGGAATCTGAATTCAGTTTTCATAAGAAGCAGGTTCTGTTATTCCCCACTTCTTACAGGAGGCCCTATGAAGTTGAGAAGACTGACAACAGCAATGTACTGATGAGAACTGAGGTTCTTAAGCGACTGAGCACACGTTCCACCAAAACACTCATTGTTACCTATCCTGAAGCCTTATCAGAAAAGGTAGTCACCAGGAAATACCTCGAAAAGGCAACAATGAAACTAAAGCGAGGTGAAACCGTTGACCTTGATTTCATGTATGACCTATTGGACCAGTATGGGTTTGACAGGGTGGATTTTGTTGCTGAGCCCGGACAAGTTGCTCTGCGTGGAGGAATCATTGATGTCTTTTCCTATACTAACGATTATCCATACCGCATTGAATTTGCAGGCGACCTGGTAGATTCCATCCGAAGCTTTGACCCTGCCAACCAGCTATCCATCGACAAACTGGATCATATCACCATTGTCCCTAATGTTCAGGATCGCCAACTACAAGAAAAAAGGGAGTCGTTCCCGGAATTCTTACCACAAGGGACTATTATCTGGTTATATGACACCGCTTTTACCCTGGACCGGCTTGACCTTGAATATGCCAAAGCTCAGAAGGCATTTGAAGCACTTACCGGGGAGATGGCTCACCTGGAGCCTGATGAGTTATTCATTGGGAAAGATGCTTTTCAAAAGGTACTCACCGGGTTTCCGATCATAGAATTTGGGAAGCATTCGATGTTCCAAGCCACACTTGAACTCGAATATCATACCAGTCCCCAACCTTCCTTTAATAAAAATTTCGATCTTCTGCTGGCCAACCTTATGGATAACGCATCCAGGGGAATTAAAAACAGGATCCTGGCAGACAGTCCAAAGCAGGTAGAACGAATCTATACCATTCTTGATGACCTGGTTAAAAACCGTGACAACCAGGAAGATCTGGATGTTGCAGTTATACACCTTTCGCTTCATGAGGGCTTTGTGGATAACGACAGGAAGATCGCCTGTTACACCGATCACCAGATTTTCGAAAGATACCATAAGTTTCACCTGGCAGAGAGTTTTAGCGGGAAGCAGGCATTAACCCTTAAAGAATTGTATGACCTGAAACCGGGTGATTATGTAACACATATCGATCGTGGGGTTGGAAGGTATGATGGACTTGAAAAGATCAATAATAACGGACGCTGGCAGGAAGCGATAAGGATTATTTATTCGCATGATGACTTGCTCTATGTGAGCATCCATTCCCTTCACCGGATATCAAAATATTCAGGGAAAGAAGGTTATACCCCTTCTTTGGACAGGTTAGGTTCCAATGCCTGGAATAAATTAAAAGCCAAAACCAAGGCAAGAGTCAAAGATATTGCCAAGGATCTGATCAAGCTATATGCGCAACGGCGATCAGCGGAAGGTTTTGCTTTTACTCCTGACACCTATCTTCAGCATGAACTCGAAGCTTCCTTTATTTATGAAGATACACCTGATCAGGTAAAGTCAACGGTTGACGTGAAACGTGATATGGAGGCTCTGCATCCTATGGATCGGTTAATATGCGGGGATGTGGGTTTCGGTAAGACTGAGATTGCAGTACGTGCAGCCTTTAAAGCTGTGACCGACAGTAAACAGGTGGCATTGTTGGTTCCCACAACCATCCTGGCTGTTCAGCATTATAAGACATTTCGCGACAGGCTGAAGGAATTCCCTTGCCGCGTCGATTATATAAACAGGTTCAAGTCGCCGCAGGAACAAAAGGCAACACTGAAGGACCTTGAAGCCGGGAAAATTGATATCCTGATTGGAACTCACCGGTTGCTGAGCGCGGATATTAAGTTTAAAGACCTGGGGTTGATGATCGTAGATGAAGAACAGAAGTTTGGTGTAGCTGCAAAAGAAAAACTCAAACAGATCAAAGTCAATGTTGATACGCTTACACTAACTGCTACACCAATTCCCCGTACTCTTCAGTTCTCACTGATGGGTGCCCGTGACCTAAGTATTATCAATACTCCTCCACCCAACAGGTATCCCGTTCAGACAGAGTTGCATGCCTTTAATGAAGAGATTATAAGAGATGCTGTGATGTATGAACTCTCCAGGGGCGGGCAGGTGTTTTTTGTAAACAACCGGATTCAGAACATCATCGAAATTGCCGGACTGGTTCAGAGGATTGTGCCCGATGCCAGGATAGCTATTGGCCATGGACAAATGGACGGTCATAAATTGGAGAAGGTAATGCTGGGATTTATTGAAGGCGATTTTGATGTTCTGGTTTCAACTACCATTGTAGAATCAGGATTGGATATTCCTAATGCTAACACAATCATCATCAACGATGCTCATCATTATGGATTGAGTGACCTTCACCAGCTTAGAGGGAGGGTTGGCCGTTCCAACCGTAAGGCTTTCTGCTATTTGTTGGCTCCACCTATGAGTGTGCTGACTGATGAAGCCCGGAAACGCCTTAAAGCAATTGAGGAATTCTCTGAGATAGGCAGTGGTTTCAATATTGCCATGAGAGATCTCGATATCAGGGGTGCAGGGAATATCCTGGGAGCAGAACAAAGTGGCTTTATTACTGAAATTGGTTTCGAAATGTATCAGAAAATCCTGGATGAAGCCATTCATGAGTTGAAGATTTCTGATTTCAGTGATCTCTATCCGGCTGAGCAACAAAAGGACTTTGTAAGAGAATGCCAGATTGAAACCGACCTTGAGATATTGATTCCCGATGATTATATAGCCAATATCACTGAACGATTAAGTTTGTACAAAGAACTCGACAATACCGAGAATGAAGATGCCCTGCTGGCTTTCCAGGATCGCATCATCGACCGCTTTGGCCCTGTACCTGCAGAAACCCAGGAATTATTCAATGCCATCCGGTTACGTCGTTTAGCCAAGGAACTCGGAATGGAAAAACTTGTGTTGAAAAATGGTATCATGACCGGCTATTTTGTTTCCAATCAGGAATCACCTTATTACCAGTCTGATGTTTTTACTGCAGTTCTGCGTTATGTCCAGGCTAATCCTCGGGATTGTAAAATGAAAGAAACCCATCAGAAACTGGCATTGATATTCAGCAGTGTTTTGAATGTCAGTAGTGGACTCGACCGGTTGAGGAAGATTTGA